One window of Entelurus aequoreus isolate RoL-2023_Sb linkage group LG06, RoL_Eaeq_v1.1, whole genome shotgun sequence genomic DNA carries:
- the rab35b gene encoding ras-related protein Rab-35b: MARDYDYLFKLLIIGDSGVGKSSLLLRFADNTFSGSYITTIGVDFKIRTVEINGEKVKLQIWDTAGQERFRTITSTYYRGTHGVIVVYDVTSAESFVNVKRWLHEINQNCDDVCRILVGNKNDDPNSKVVETTDAQKFAEQMGINLFETSAKENINVEEMFNCITELVLRAKKEVMAKQQQQQQNDVVKLTRNSKRKKKCC, from the exons ATGGCCAGGGACTACGACTACCTCTTCAAGCTGCTCATCATCGGTGACAGCG GAGTGGGGAAGAGCAGTCTCCTGCTTCGATTTGCAGACAACACGTTTTCAG GTAGTTATATCACCACAATCGGTGTGGACTTCAAGATCCGGACGGTGGAGATCAACGGGGAGAAGGTGAAGTTACAGATCTGGGATACAGCCGGACAGGAGCGCTTTCGCACAATCACATCCAC GTACTACAGAGGCACACACGGGGTCATAGTAGTGTACGACGTCACAAGCGCCGAGTCCTTTGTCAACGTCAAACGATGGTTACATGAAATCAACCAGAATTGCGATGATGTCTGCCGAATATTAG TGGGAAACAAAAACGATGACCCCAACTCCAAGGTGGTCGAGACAACTGATGCACAGAAGTTTGCTGAACAAATGGGCATCAACCTGTTTGAGACGAGCGCAAAAGAGAACATAAATGTTGAAGAG ATGTTCAACTGCATCACAGAGCTGGTGCTCCGAGCCAAGAAGGAGGTGATGgccaagcagcagcagcagcaacagaacGACGTGGTCAAACTCACTCGGAACAGTAAACGGAAGAAAAAGTGCTGCTAG